In Marivirga salinae, a single window of DNA contains:
- a CDS encoding MltR family transcriptional regulator has protein sequence MGRDKIRQMEQEEVLRYFDFETASFAFNEFFNKESTEDHSIALLASSFLEMALEHILRAFLPEKDKEVEKLFSINGPLSTFSGKISMCYSLGLIEKAIKDDLHLVRKIRNAFAHQLYANFERDDIVKLCQSLKWHKLVYVANPPKEATAKQLFHVGVNQVISYLSGAVSLARSAKRQIINNF, from the coding sequence ATGGGAAGAGATAAAATACGACAGATGGAACAAGAGGAAGTGCTTCGCTATTTTGATTTTGAAACTGCCTCATTTGCTTTCAATGAATTCTTTAATAAAGAATCTACAGAAGACCATAGTATCGCCCTTTTAGCGTCTTCCTTTTTGGAAATGGCACTTGAACACATTCTAAGAGCTTTTTTACCCGAGAAAGACAAGGAAGTTGAAAAACTATTTAGCATTAATGGTCCGCTTAGTACTTTCAGTGGTAAAATTTCAATGTGTTATTCCTTAGGGCTAATCGAAAAGGCAATTAAGGATGATTTACATTTGGTTAGAAAAATAAGAAACGCTTTTGCTCATCAATTGTATGCAAATTTCGAGAGAGATGATATTGTAAAACTGTGCCAATCATTGAAATGGCATAAATTAGTATATGTCGCCAACCCACCAAAAGAAGCGACAGCCAAGCAGTTATTTCATGTGGGAGTAAATCAAGTCATAAGCTACCTGAGTGGTGCAGTTAGTTTAGCAAGAAGTGCTAAGAGACAGATCATAAATAATTTTTAG